The following are from one region of the Anomaloglossus baeobatrachus isolate aAnoBae1 chromosome 1, aAnoBae1.hap1, whole genome shotgun sequence genome:
- the LOC142311921 gene encoding alcohol dehydrogenase 1-like isoform X2: MSTAGQVIKCKAAVCWGPKQPLSIEEIEVAPPKAHEVRIKIVATGVCRSDDHVLSGSLDVKFPIILGHEAAGIVESVGEGVTDLQPGDKVIPLFMPQCGKCRCCVNPDSNFCSKNDLGKYKGVLQDNTTRFTCKGKPVYNFITTSTFTEYTVVDDIAVAKIHQDAPLEKVCLIGCGFSTGYGSAVNTAKVKPGSSCAVFGLGGVGLSVVIGCKVAGASKIIAVDLNSDKFAKALECGATECINPKDFDRPIQEVLAEKTDDGVDYAFEVIGNTGVMKSALLSSHFGCGKTVIVGLAPSNATLAFDPLCLLTGRQLTGAFFGGWKSKDDVPKIVNDYINKRFEFEGLITHKLPFDKINEAFELLRKGESIRTVLTF, from the exons ATGAGCACGGCAGGGCAA GTAATCAAATGTAAAGCAGCCGTGTGCTGGGGACCTAAACAACCGCTCAGCATTGAAGAGATTGAGGTTGCCCCACCAAAGGCTCATGAAGTTCGCATAAAG ATTGTGGCAACTGGAGTTTGTCGTTCCGATGATCATGTTCTAAGTGGTTCTTTGGATGTAAAATTCCCCATAATACTGGGCCATGAAGCTGCGGGGATTGTAGAAAGTGTTGGTGAAGGAGTAACAGATCTGCAACCTG GAGACAAAGTCATCCCATTGTTTATGCCTCAGTGTGGAAAATGCAGATGTTGTGTTAATCCAGACAGTAATTTTTGCTCCAAAAATGA TCTTGGGAAATATAAAGGAGTTCTACAGGACAACACTACCAGATTTACCTGTAAGGGGAAACCAGTTTACAACTTCATCACTACCAGCACCTTTACTGAGTACACAGTGGTAGATGATATTGCTGTTGCAAAGATACACCAGGATGCACCATTGGAGAAGGTCTGCCTGATTGGCTGTGGATTCTCCACCGGATATGGCTCTGCAGTGAATACTGCCAAG GTTAAACCCGGCTCTAGCTGTGCAGTGTTTGGTTTGGGAGGAGTCGGCTTGTCGGTGGTTATTGGATGTAAAGTGGCCGGAGCTTCCAAAATTATCGCCGTTGATTTAAACAGTGATAAATTTGCAAAAGCCTTAGAGTGCGGAGCCACCGAATGTATCAACCCCAAAGATTTTGACCGCCCTATCCAGGAAGTGCTGGCAGAAAAGACTGATGATGGAGTTGACTATGCCTTTGAGGTCATTGGAAACACTGGAGTCATG AAATCTGCTCTTTTATCCAGTCACTTTGGCTGTGGAAAAACTGTGATTGTAGGTTTAGCTCCTTCAAATGCTACCTTGGCATTTGACCCTTTGTGTCTTCTAACTGGGCGACAACTGACCGGAGCTTTTTTTGGAG GTTGGAAGAGTAAAGATGATGTACCAAAAATTGTGAATGATTACATCAATAAGAGATTTGAGTTTGAAGGGCTGATAACACACAAATTGCCATTTGATAAGATCAATGAAGCATTTGAACTTCTGCGCAAAGGAGAGAG
- the LOC142311921 gene encoding alcohol dehydrogenase 1-like isoform X1, whose protein sequence is MATAGKVIKCKAAVCWGPKQPLSIEEIEVAPPKAHEVRIKIVATGVCRSDDHVLSGSLDVKFPIILGHEAAGIVESVGEGVTDLQPGDKVIPLFMPQCGKCRCCVNPDSNFCSKNDLGKYKGVLQDNTTRFTCKGKPVYNFITTSTFTEYTVVDDIAVAKIHQDAPLEKVCLIGCGFSTGYGSAVNTAKVKPGSSCAVFGLGGVGLSVVIGCKVAGASKIIAVDLNSDKFAKALECGATECINPKDFDRPIQEVLAEKTDDGVDYAFEVIGNTGVMKSALLSSHFGCGKTVIVGLAPSNATLAFDPLCLLTGRQLTGAFFGGWKSKDDVPKIVNDYINKRFEFEGLITHKLPFDKINEAFELLRKGESIRTVLTF, encoded by the exons ATGGCTACTGCTGGGAAA GTAATCAAATGTAAAGCAGCCGTGTGCTGGGGACCTAAACAACCGCTCAGCATTGAAGAGATTGAGGTTGCCCCACCAAAGGCTCATGAAGTTCGCATAAAG ATTGTGGCAACTGGAGTTTGTCGTTCCGATGATCATGTTCTAAGTGGTTCTTTGGATGTAAAATTCCCCATAATACTGGGCCATGAAGCTGCGGGGATTGTAGAAAGTGTTGGTGAAGGAGTAACAGATCTGCAACCTG GAGACAAAGTCATCCCATTGTTTATGCCTCAGTGTGGAAAATGCAGATGTTGTGTTAATCCAGACAGTAATTTTTGCTCCAAAAATGA TCTTGGGAAATATAAAGGAGTTCTACAGGACAACACTACCAGATTTACCTGTAAGGGGAAACCAGTTTACAACTTCATCACTACCAGCACCTTTACTGAGTACACAGTGGTAGATGATATTGCTGTTGCAAAGATACACCAGGATGCACCATTGGAGAAGGTCTGCCTGATTGGCTGTGGATTCTCCACCGGATATGGCTCTGCAGTGAATACTGCCAAG GTTAAACCCGGCTCTAGCTGTGCAGTGTTTGGTTTGGGAGGAGTCGGCTTGTCGGTGGTTATTGGATGTAAAGTGGCCGGAGCTTCCAAAATTATCGCCGTTGATTTAAACAGTGATAAATTTGCAAAAGCCTTAGAGTGCGGAGCCACCGAATGTATCAACCCCAAAGATTTTGACCGCCCTATCCAGGAAGTGCTGGCAGAAAAGACTGATGATGGAGTTGACTATGCCTTTGAGGTCATTGGAAACACTGGAGTCATG AAATCTGCTCTTTTATCCAGTCACTTTGGCTGTGGAAAAACTGTGATTGTAGGTTTAGCTCCTTCAAATGCTACCTTGGCATTTGACCCTTTGTGTCTTCTAACTGGGCGACAACTGACCGGAGCTTTTTTTGGAG GTTGGAAGAGTAAAGATGATGTACCAAAAATTGTGAATGATTACATCAATAAGAGATTTGAGTTTGAAGGGCTGATAACACACAAATTGCCATTTGATAAGATCAATGAAGCATTTGAACTTCTGCGCAAAGGAGAGAG